A genomic window from Silene latifolia isolate original U9 population chromosome Y, ASM4854445v1, whole genome shotgun sequence includes:
- the LOC141627645 gene encoding protein FAR1-RELATED SEQUENCE 5-like, with the protein MINDNDDTIPALHNNDIVSSYVDEDANPGSIILTDGSIFCLKEDFDASGSLVGLKATKWEYLLTLYNRHAPATGFGTRKGTRRIEKNVEYERYLFCNCQGEHANGRALNSVGTPSSSGTQTKKVNITRSVCKASIRTQVNSEGLWKILNNILDHNHSLTPPQWQHNHMSERKITAEEGEVIEMMTEALVRPSVQYRVLAAISGGEEFVGHTKRDHINYVNRLKMRAIEGGDASTLVELLTKCQSEDPGFFYHLKFGADERLCHVFWRDSMMKKDYLLYHDVLIFDTTYRTNKYNLICGLLIGINNHWFNIMFGFAFISNKQDESFEWLFNAFKESMGEDVLPVTIFTDQDLAVTNAIKESVFNKCLNGCYSEAEFEDTWRKMISDYGLHDSDWFECLYTLREKWCTALNKEYFSAGILSSQRSESNNHALGFQATKTTSLTEFFHIFESTVRRWRSEEERNEFNNIRAKPTSVFPMVDLLDHAAQVYTLNLFRAFEKEFGIAIGTGAIECTTEDHIKSYLVYPSGSDENPHHVTFGSSNLLIDCTCRKFQESGMLCFHSIRILHLRSVSEIPDRYISRRWTKFAKKEVWDILLPNDRRRSGINEAVNWRRQSLTMFNNLITKCQSVSEARSLLYHAYSRALEEVQSFFNYRRASQCPTNSVPRTGPTILDPNEQLRRGVNKGRKAGYKNKSQTVPLKQMRSNCHTLPFLGSYKKNMLLLSVSWNNAFLF; encoded by the exons ATGATTAATGACAATGATGATACAATACCCGCACTCCATAACAACGATATTGTCAGCTCATATGTAGATGAAGATGCTAATCCTGGTTCTATTATTTTGACGGACGGATCAATTTTTTGTTTAAAAGAAG ATTTTGATGCCTCTGGTTCTCTCGTCGGATTGAAGGCTACAAAGTGGGAATACTTACTCACTCTGTACAATAGACATGCTCCAGCAACGGGTTTTGGTACCAGAAAAGGCACTCGTCGTATCGAAAAGAATGTCGAGTATGAGAGATATTTGTTCTGTAACTGTCAGGGTGAGCATGCTAATGGCCGAGCATTAAATTCTGTTGGGACACCCTCTTCATCAGGTACCCAAACGAAGAAAGTCAACATTACTAGATCTGTTTGTAAGGCTTCCATTCGGACACAAGTCAACAGTGAAGGGCTTTGGAAAATTTTAAACAATATCCTTGATCATAACCATAGTTTGACGCCCCCTCAATGGCAACACAACCACATGTCGGAGAGGAAAATAACTGCTGAAGAGGGTGAGGTGATTGAAATGATGACCGAAGCCTTGGTTCGCCCATCTGTCCAATATCGTGTTTTAGCTGCTATTTCTGGAGGCGAGGAGTTTGTTGGACATACAAAGAGAGACCATATCAATTACGTTAATAGGCTTAAGATGCGTGCTATTGAAGGCGGTGATGCATCAACCTTGGTTGAGTTGTTGACCAAATGTCAATCTGAAGACCCAGGTTTCTTCTATCATTTGAAATTTGGTGCCGACGAAAGATTGTGCCACGTGTTCTGGCGTGACTCGATGATGAAGAAGGATTACTTATTGTATCATGATGTGCTTATCTTTGACACCACTTACCGTACAAATAAATATAACTTGATTTGCGGTCTGCTAATTGGGATTAATAACCATTGGTTCAACATTATGTTCGGGTTTGCATTCATATCGAATAAACAAGATGAATCATTTGAGTGGTTGTTTAATGCCTTCAAGGAATCAATGGGAGAAGATGTCCTTCCTGTAACTATTTTTACCGATCAAGACCTTGCGGTGACAAATGCAATCAAAGAG AGCGTATTCAACAAATGTCTTAATGGTTGTTACAGCGAGGCGGAATTTGAAGATACATGGAGGAAAATGATATCAGACTACGGACTACATGATAGTGATTGGTTTGAATGTCTATATACTTTAAGGGAAAAATGGTGCACCGCATTAAATAAGGAATATTTTTCAGCAGGTATATTATCGTCGCAACGGAGTGAAAGCAACAATCATGCTTTGGGGTTCCAAGCAACTAAGACTACTTCACTTACTGAATTCTTTCACATATTTGAGTCAACAGTCAGAAGATGGAGGTCGGAAGAGGAACGAAATGAATTTAATAATATCCGAGCCAAGCCCACATCTGTGTTTCCTATGGTTGACTTATTAGATCATGCAGCCCAAGTTTACACGCTGAATTTGTTCAGGGCATTTGAGAAGGAATTCGGTATAGCAATCGGTACAGGGGCCATAGAATGTACGACTGAAGATCATATTAAGTCATACCTTGTGTATCCATCGGGTAGTGATGAAAATCCGCACCATGTCACCTTTGGTTCTTCTAATTTACTTATTGACTGCACATGTCGTAAATTTCAGGAAAGCGGAATGTTATGCTTCCACTCCATCCGCATCTTACACCTCCGGTCTGTTTCCGAAATTCCTGACCGATACATTTCAAGGAGGTGGACCAAGTTTGCCAAGAAGGAAGTGTGGGACATACTTCTTCCTAATGATAGGCGGAGAAGTGGAATTAATGAGGCAGTTAATTGGCGGCGACAATCGCTTACCATGTTCAACAATCTGATAACAAAATGTCAGAGTGTATCCGAAGCGAGATCGTTATTATACCATGCCTATTCAAGAGCCCTAGAAGAGGTCCAATCTTTTTTCAACTATAGAAGAGCGTCACAATGTCCAACAAATAGTGTTCCACGCACAGGTCCTACGATTCTTGATCCAAACGAGCAATTACGAAGGGGCGTAAACAAAGGAAGAAAAGCGGGATACAAAAACAAAAGTCAAACCGTTCCGCTTAAACAAATGAGGTCGAACTGCCATACACTCCCATTCCTAGGCTCTTATAAGAAAAATATGCTTTTACTCTCTGTTAGTTGGAACAATGCATTTTTGTTTTAG